In Aliarcobacter faecis, a genomic segment contains:
- the kdsA gene encoding 3-deoxy-8-phosphooctulonate synthase, with the protein MVVMTGPCVLEDMDTVLKIAEKLKPLSEDKRVDFYFKASFDKANRTSLSSFRGPGLDEGLKIFEKIKKEFGYKVVTDIHESYQASPAGEVMDILQIPAFLCRQTDLLVAAAKTPAKINIKKGQFLAADAMKHPVEKVLNTRGISEVSYENSQKAGVWLCERGNTFGYGALVVDMRNLILLRQYAPVIFDATHSVQIPSTGGTTGGNSSFVPYMARAAASVGVDGFFFETHIDPSVAKSDGPNMLHIDTLYKTMNDIFAIKEALGN; encoded by the coding sequence ATGGTAGTTATGACAGGACCTTGTGTTTTAGAAGATATGGATACAGTTTTAAAAATAGCTGAGAAATTAAAACCTTTAAGCGAAGATAAAAGAGTTGATTTTTATTTTAAAGCTAGTTTTGATAAGGCAAATAGAACAAGTTTAAGCTCATTTAGAGGACCTGGACTTGATGAGGGATTAAAAATATTTGAAAAAATAAAAAAAGAGTTTGGATATAAAGTTGTAACAGATATTCATGAATCATATCAAGCATCTCCAGCTGGAGAAGTTATGGATATACTTCAAATTCCTGCATTTTTATGTAGACAGACTGATTTATTGGTAGCAGCAGCTAAAACACCTGCAAAAATAAATATTAAAAAAGGACAATTTTTAGCAGCAGATGCTATGAAACATCCTGTTGAAAAGGTATTAAATACAAGAGGAATAAGTGAAGTTTCTTATGAAAATTCACAAAAAGCTGGAGTTTGGCTTTGTGAAAGAGGAAATACTTTTGGATATGGAGCTTTAGTAGTAGATATGAGAAACTTGATTTTACTTAGACAATATGCACCAGTTATTTTTGATGCAACTCATAGTGTACAAATTCCTAGTACTGGAGGAACAACAGGTGGAAATAGCTCATTTGTTCCATATATGGCAAGAGCAGCTGCTAGTGTTGGAGTAGATGGCTTTTTCTTTGAGACACATATTGACCCAAGTGTAGCAAAAAGTGATGGACCAAATATGCTTCATATTGATACCTTATATAAAACTATGAATGATATTTTTGCTATTAAAGAGGCTTTAGGAAACTAA
- a CDS encoding DMT family transporter, with protein MEENVNKGIKYMLIASFLFALMGITAKELSSTLSSIEIVFFRNVFGVFFILFSIYKSPLNQMGGKFWLLIFRGTAGFIALLFFFYNIANIPLGEAMTFSKTSTIFTALLAYFFLKEHIGFKGWIGVFIGFIGILFITEFDGSSLKKTDYLGILSGVGAALAYTSIRELRKYYDSRAIVLSFMAVGTICPLILMIISEFYVNSNLDFMLGEFIFPTNKDWIFIVLLGIFSTYAQIYMTKAYSFAKAGIIGTISYSNIVFSIILGLFMGDSFPSFIIVLGIILIVISGILVSKK; from the coding sequence TTGGAAGAAAATGTAAACAAAGGTATAAAATATATGCTTATTGCTTCATTTTTATTTGCACTTATGGGAATTACAGCAAAAGAGCTTAGTTCAACTTTAAGTTCAATAGAAATTGTATTCTTTCGAAATGTTTTTGGAGTGTTTTTTATACTTTTTTCTATTTATAAAAGCCCGTTAAATCAAATGGGAGGAAAGTTTTGGTTACTTATTTTTAGAGGAACTGCTGGATTTATAGCTCTTTTGTTTTTCTTTTATAATATTGCAAATATTCCTTTGGGTGAAGCTATGACTTTTTCAAAGACTTCTACTATATTTACTGCCCTTTTAGCATATTTTTTTCTAAAAGAACATATTGGTTTTAAAGGTTGGATTGGAGTATTTATAGGTTTTATTGGGATTTTATTTATTACTGAATTTGATGGTTCAAGTTTAAAAAAAACAGATTATTTAGGAATCTTATCAGGTGTTGGAGCAGCTTTAGCATATACTTCAATTAGAGAATTACGAAAATATTATGATAGTCGGGCGATAGTTTTATCTTTTATGGCTGTTGGAACGATTTGTCCACTAATTTTGATGATAATTAGTGAATTTTATGTAAATTCTAATTTAGATTTTATGTTGGGAGAGTTTATATTTCCAACAAACAAAGATTGGATTTTTATAGTTTTATTAGGAATTTTTTCAACCTATGCACAAATCTATATGACAAAGGCTTACTCTTTTGCAAAAGCTGGAATTATAGGAACTATTTCATATAGTAATATTGTTTTTTCAATAATTCTGGGCTTATTTATGGGAGATAGTTTTCCTTCGTTTATAATAGTTTTAGGTATAATCTTGATTGTAATTAGTGGAATTTTAGTAAGTAAAAAATAA
- a CDS encoding HdrB C-terminal domain-containing protein — translation MKLEISLFRFDKDSDYLPYYTKHFINLKDEKNLLDILRTIYKNEKFSFFDSQNSLFVVNNIFMKASTLLEDIIKSFGKDLKIEPISIKRAYKDFLINEDDFYTKFKILKEFCSLEDRDFYNNQKLFYYASNTLNYKESYIGDALLLLASKKIKDTPNKKDEIFKILKEQKYGANFHTSLKNRVFNFDLQIERDIKELQKELGFIKDFNERTIIFEELGTDLNIKYTFKNFNIACFNRDLKFDIFLQKLEANFLTLENFDLDLAKDSFFINPKLTYFIASQILLTAFDSGADFLVVFNSEDFFIFNNKLKEIEKISNREIPLPIIHINELQMLANEDFEKARKSFKNHKINPKII, via the coding sequence ATGAAACTAGAGATATCTCTATTTAGGTTCGATAAAGATAGCGATTATCTTCCATACTATACAAAACATTTTATAAATCTAAAAGATGAAAAGAATCTTTTAGATATTTTAAGAACAATTTATAAAAATGAGAAATTTTCATTTTTCGATTCACAAAATAGCCTTTTTGTTGTAAACAATATCTTTATGAAAGCTTCAACACTTTTGGAAGATATCATAAAAAGTTTTGGAAAAGATTTAAAAATTGAGCCAATTTCAATAAAAAGAGCATATAAAGATTTTTTGATAAATGAAGATGATTTTTATACAAAATTTAAAATTTTAAAAGAGTTTTGTTCTTTAGAAGATAGAGATTTTTATAACAATCAAAAACTATTTTATTATGCTTCAAATACACTAAATTACAAAGAATCTTATATTGGTGATGCCCTACTTCTTTTAGCATCTAAAAAGATAAAAGATACTCCAAATAAAAAAGATGAAATTTTTAAAATTTTAAAAGAGCAAAAATATGGAGCTAATTTTCATACAAGCTTAAAAAATAGAGTTTTTAACTTTGATTTGCAAATAGAAAGAGATATCAAGGAACTTCAAAAAGAGTTAGGATTTATAAAAGATTTTAATGAAAGAACTATAATTTTTGAAGAACTTGGAACAGATTTAAATATAAAATATACTTTTAAAAATTTTAATATTGCTTGTTTTAATAGAGATTTAAAATTTGATATATTTTTACAGAAATTAGAAGCAAATTTTTTAACTTTAGAAAACTTTGATTTAGATTTGGCAAAAGATAGTTTTTTTATAAATCCTAAATTAACATATTTTATAGCTTCCCAAATTTTATTAACTGCTTTTGATAGTGGAGCTGATTTTTTAGTTGTTTTTAATAGTGAAGATTTTTTTATTTTTAATAACAAATTAAAAGAGATAGAAAAAATCTCAAATAGAGAAATCCCTCTTCCAATTATCCATATAAATGAGCTACAAATGTTAGCAAATGAAGATTTTGAAAAAGCAAGAAAAAGTTTTAAAAATCACAAAATTAATCCAAAGATTATATAA
- a CDS encoding HNH endonuclease — protein sequence MEILIYTLSFLSILAFILFLLKKPKKLKKSDNKFEFFLKNIQLYIKRYHPKIEINYKIVELSKDEKNLKIRQTLIIQDIVNQFYNYNFIKKSQEPIPKEKLWPTYIDNPKCSSYPNDWLQRKEFAYTRDNKSCKRCGKNLLNLNEVYSSFVRPIKDGGSFNFENILTLCSDCNKILDSNLEKSSLINSLKLYDDLLKFIED from the coding sequence ATGGAAATTTTAATATATACTCTTAGCTTTTTATCTATATTAGCTTTTATACTTTTCTTGCTAAAAAAACCAAAAAAACTTAAAAAAAGTGATAATAAATTTGAATTTTTCCTAAAAAATATACAACTTTATATAAAAAGATACCATCCCAAAATAGAGATAAACTATAAAATAGTAGAATTATCAAAAGATGAAAAAAACTTAAAAATAAGACAAACTTTAATTATTCAAGATATTGTAAATCAATTTTATAACTATAATTTTATCAAAAAATCTCAAGAGCCAATACCAAAAGAGAAACTTTGGCCAACATATATAGACAATCCCAAATGCTCTTCATACCCAAATGATTGGCTTCAAAGAAAAGAGTTCGCATATACAAGAGATAATAAATCTTGTAAAAGATGTGGAAAAAATCTACTAAATTTAAATGAAGTTTATAGCTCCTTTGTAAGACCTATAAAAGATGGTGGAAGCTTCAATTTTGAAAATATTTTAACTCTTTGTAGTGATTGTAACAAAATTTTAGATTCAAATTTAGAAAAATCATCACTCATAAATTCTTTAAAGCTTTATGATGATTTACTAAAATTTATTGAGGATTAA
- the murA gene encoding UDP-N-acetylglucosamine 1-carboxyvinyltransferase, whose product MDYLKIVGNKKLSGEISISGAKNAALPLIASTILAKNETIINNLPNVADINTFLKLIKMLGGSFIKEQNSAKIDTSSIDNTTATYDIVKTMRASILVLGPLLARFGHCEVSLPGGCAIGQRPVDLHLKALEQMGAKIEILQGYIKATAPNGLKGAKIVFDKVTVGGTENIVMAAALASGVTTIINAAKEPEIVQLCEVIQSAGVKIEGIGTSKIIIEGTGGKLLDIKPFSVIPDRIEAGTYMCVAAITNQKLTIKNIIPAHLEAITSKLEEMNFEIDVKEDELTIFPTSKILPVNIITTEFPGFPTDMQAQFMALATQAEGTSTIDERLFENRFMHASELNRLGAEIHLNGNIATIIGKKGGLSGTDVMATDLRASSALVLAALVANGETNIHRIYHLDRGYEDLEGKLLKIGANIQRLKEN is encoded by the coding sequence ATGGATTATTTAAAAATTGTTGGAAACAAAAAATTAAGTGGTGAAATATCTATTTCTGGTGCAAAAAATGCAGCTCTTCCTTTGATAGCAAGTACAATATTAGCTAAAAATGAGACTATTATAAACAATCTTCCAAATGTTGCTGATATTAATACTTTTTTAAAACTTATAAAAATGCTTGGTGGAAGTTTCATAAAAGAACAAAATAGTGCAAAAATTGATACTAGTTCAATAGACAATACAACTGCAACTTATGATATTGTAAAAACTATGAGAGCTTCTATTTTAGTACTTGGTCCTTTACTTGCACGATTTGGACATTGTGAAGTTTCACTTCCAGGTGGTTGTGCAATAGGTCAAAGACCCGTTGATTTACATCTAAAAGCACTAGAGCAAATGGGTGCAAAAATAGAGATTTTACAAGGGTATATAAAAGCAACTGCACCAAATGGATTAAAAGGTGCAAAAATAGTATTTGATAAAGTAACAGTTGGGGGAACTGAAAATATTGTTATGGCTGCTGCTTTAGCTTCAGGTGTAACAACAATAATAAATGCAGCAAAAGAGCCTGAAATAGTACAACTTTGTGAAGTAATTCAAAGTGCTGGAGTAAAAATTGAAGGTATTGGAACATCTAAAATAATCATTGAAGGAACAGGTGGAAAACTGCTTGATATTAAACCTTTTAGCGTAATTCCTGATAGAATTGAAGCTGGAACTTATATGTGTGTAGCAGCAATTACAAACCAAAAATTAACTATAAAAAATATAATCCCTGCTCATTTAGAAGCAATCACTTCAAAACTAGAAGAGATGAATTTTGAAATAGATGTAAAAGAAGATGAACTTACAATTTTTCCAACATCAAAAATTTTACCTGTAAATATTATCACAACAGAATTTCCAGGATTTCCAACAGATATGCAAGCTCAATTTATGGCTCTTGCAACTCAAGCAGAAGGTACAAGTACAATAGATGAAAGACTTTTTGAAAATAGATTTATGCATGCAAGTGAGCTTAATCGTCTTGGAGCTGAAATACATTTAAATGGAAATATCGCAACAATTATTGGAAAAAAAGGTGGTCTTAGTGGAACAGATGTTATGGCAACAGATTTAAGAGCCTCATCTGCATTAGTTTTAGCAGCACTTGTAGCCAATGGAGAGACAAATATACATAGAATTTATCATCTTGATAGAGGATATGAGGATTTAGAAGGAAAACTTCTAAAAATTGGAGCTAATATTCAAAGATTAAAAGAGAATTAA
- the cas2 gene encoding CRISPR-associated endonuclease Cas2, with protein MVLFAMFDMPTETKGDIKKYTKFRKKLLEMGFIMFQFSIYVRFCNSLENAQKYEKKIKEIPPTKGSIRVLKVTEAQYKNMIIIENYREKPEKKVEKQTQTVLVF; from the coding sequence ATGGTACTTTTTGCAATGTTTGATATGCCAACAGAAACAAAAGGCGATATTAAAAAATATACAAAATTTAGGAAAAAACTTTTAGAAATGGGTTTTATAATGTTTCAGTTCTCCATTTATGTGAGATTTTGTAACAGTTTGGAAAATGCTCAAAAATATGAGAAAAAAATAAAAGAAATTCCACCTACAAAAGGTTCAATAAGAGTATTAAAAGTAACAGAAGCACAATATAAAAATATGATTATTATAGAAAATTATCGTGAAAAACCTGAAAAAAAAGTAGAAAAACAGACACAAACTGTACTTGTTTTTTAA